From a region of the Falco peregrinus isolate bFalPer1 chromosome 5, bFalPer1.pri, whole genome shotgun sequence genome:
- the NME8 gene encoding thioredoxin domain-containing protein 3 encodes MADKNKEIQLQAIITNQNQWDEMLLTKGVIVIDVYQAWCGPCKAVVNLFRKLKNEFGEDGVLHFAVAEADSISTLQPFRSTCEPVFLFCVNGKIIGIVRGANAPLISKKITELVQEEREIAAGRKERAEVDELVFLEEKSSEGAVEKTVPKELVRYSVGIIKPDDVLEGRVEEIKQKIRDAGFHIEAAEKKMLTEEQVREFYAWNKEQPDFDEFVRFMMSGPCYILVITKKEATDAIPHWKDLHESSESVPDEPEAKPDRLEGTMEAESISNLCDVQDSVENASRQLAFFFPNFDIKKTDQKVESILALIRPSLLKERRHSILQRIKDDGFKIAMQKEIILSEEQTRKFYKEHENQDYFPVLLEQMTSSPTLVLALTRENAIARWRDIIGPKMVEEAEKENPNSLYAKNPINNIPIGQLHGSSTPDEAQKELQFFFPQEHTLALIKPASAKKHKDDIMQKVKDAGFTISKIKEAALTREMAIQFYKHHKGKPFFEQLVACMTEGPSVIMILTKANAVEEWRQLMGPTDPEVAKKTSPESIRAQFARDILSNAVHGSSNRQHALKSIECVFGEIDIV; translated from the exons ATGGCAGACAAGAACAAAGAAATCCAGCTCCAG gccATAATAACCAACCAAAATCAGTGGGATGAAATGTTGCTGACAAAAGGTGTAATAG TAATAGATGTGTACCAAGCCTGGTGCGGTCCTTGCAAAGCTGTGGTGAATTtattcagaaaactgaagaacGAGTTTGGTGAAGATGGTGTGTTGCATTTTGCAGTG GCAGAGGCTGACAGCATTTCTACTCTGCAACCATTTAGGAGTACATGTGaacctgtgtttcttttttgcgTT AATGGCAAAATTATTGGAATAGTGAGAGGTGCAAATGCTCCTCTTATAAGTAAGAAAATAACGGAGCTAGtgcaagaagaaagggaaattgCAGCTGGACGGAAGGAACGTGCCGAG GTAGATGAACTTGTTTTCCTAGAAGAGAAATCATCAGAAGGCGCTGTTGAGAAAACTGTACCTAAGG AATTAGTCAGATATTCTGTTGGAATTATAAAGCCTGATGATGTCTTAGAGGGACGTgtagaagaaattaaacaaaag ATTAGAGATGCAGGATTTCACATTGAAGcggcagagaagaaaatgctaACTGAAGAGCAAGTCAGAGAATTCTATGCCTGGAATAAAGAACAG CCTGATTTTGATGAATTTGTTCGATTTATGATGAGTGGACCATGCTACATTTTGGTAATCACTAAAAAAGAAGCAACTGATGCTATTCCTCACTGGAAAGACCTACATGAATCAAGTGAGAGTGTGCCTGATGAGCCTGAGGCCAAGCCAGACAG GTTGGAAGGAACCATGGAAGCTGAGAGTATATCAAATTTATGTGATGTGCAAGACAGCGTAGAAAATGCCAGCAGacagcttgccttttttttcccaaattttgATATAAAGAAGACAGATCAAAAAGTTGAGAGTATTTTGGCTTTAATTAGACCTTCTCTCTTAAAGGAAAGACGCC ATTCTATCCTGCAAAGAATAAAGGACGATGGCTTCAAAATAgcaatgcagaaagaaataatccTATCTGAAGAACAAACACGTAAATTTTACAAAGAGCATGAAAATCAAGACTATTTTCCAGTCCTTCTAGAGCAAATGACCAG CAGTCCAACTCTTGTACTTGCTCTAACACGAGAAAACGCCATAGCACGTTGGAGAGATATAATAGGCCCAAAGATGGTTGAAGAGGCTGAGAAGGAAAATCCAAACAG TTTATATGCAAAGAATCCAATCAACAACATACCTATTGGTCAGCTGCATGGTAGTTCTACACCTGATGAAGCTCAGAAGGAATTACAGTTCTTCTTCCCTCAGGAGCACACTTTGGCATTAATCAAACCTGCTTCTGCTAAGAAACATAAAG ATGACATTATGCAAAAAGTTAAAGATGCTGGATTTACCATCTCAAAGATTAAAGAAGCAGCTTTAACTCGGGAAATGGCTATACAGTTTTATAAGCATCACAAAGGAAAACCATTTTTTGAACAGTTGGTGGCTTGTATGACTGA GGGGCCATCGGTGATAATGATCTTAACCAAGGCAAATGCTGTGGAAGAGTGGAGGCAACTAATGGGTCCGACCGATCCAGAAGTGGCAAAAAAAACATCTCCTGAATCAATTAGAGCTCAGTTTGCACGAGATATTTTGTCTAATGCTGTTCATGGATCATCTAATAGACAACATGCGCTGAAAAGCATTGAGTGTGTGTTTGGAGAGATTGATATAGTTTGA